From the Cryptomeria japonica chromosome 2, Sugi_1.0, whole genome shotgun sequence genome, one window contains:
- the LOC131054784 gene encoding phenylcoumaran benzylic ether reductase IRL1, whose protein sequence is MDMTDSKGKSRILIIGATGHIGRHVAKASVVLGHPTFTLVRRTQQSPNPAREELIQSFKSMGITVIYGSLQDEESSLVEIIKKVDVVISTVNALSLAEQFNLLNAIKTAGNIKRFFPSEFGNDCDKAHPVEPVKTFMERKAKPRRMIESEGIPYTYVSSFAFAAYYIPNCFKKGYFIPDKGGNQGLPPLPPDTMLVPGDGKAKAVFVMEEDIATYTIKAVDDPRTLNKTLHLRPPANIVSYNELIGLWEKQTGKTLQKIYIPEQQYLQKIAEAPFPGNIGLAFGHTILLKGDQTNFEIGGQDLEGCQLYPEVAYTKLIDFVTKVK, encoded by the exons ATGGATATGACAGATAGCAAGGGAAAGAGCAGGATCCTGATTATAGGAGCGACTGGTCACATTGGTCGTCATGTGGCCAAGGCCAGTGTTGTCCTGGGTCACCCCACATTCACCCTCGTTAGAAGAACTCAACAATCCCCAAATCCAGCCAGAGAGGAGCTTATTCAATCTTTCAAGTCCATGGGTATTACAGTCATTTAT GGATCCCTCCAAGATGAAGAGAGTAGCCTTGTGGAAATAATAAAGAAGGTGGATGTCGTTATCTCCACTGTAAATGCCCTAAGCTTGGCAGAACAGTTCAACTTGCTCAATGCCATCAAAACTGCCGGAAACATCAAG AGATTTTTCCCATCAGAATTTGGTAACGACTGTGACAAGGCCCATCCGGTGGAGCCCGTGAAAACATTCATGGAGAGAAAAGCAAAACCGCGTCGAATGATAGAAAGCGAAGGCATTCCTTACACATATGTTTCATCCTTCGCCTTTGCAGCCTATTATATACCCAACTGTTTTAAGAAGGGCTATTTCATCCCTGATAAGGGTGGGAATCAAGGTCTTCCTCCTCTTCCACCAGATACCATGTTAGTCCCTGGAGATGGTAAAGCCAAAG CTGTGTTTGTGATGGAGGAGGACATCGCAACATATACAATAAAGGCTGTGGATGATCCCCGGACACTGAACAAAACCCTGCATCTACGCCCTCCTGCAAACATAGTCTCATACAATGAGCTCATAGGGTTGTGGGAGAAGCAAACTGGAAAAACATTACAAAAGATCTACATACCAGAACAGCAATATCTCCAAAAAATTGCAG AGGCACCATTTCCTGGAAACATTGGACTGGCTTTTGGGCATACCATATTATTAAAGGGAGACCAGACCAATTTTGAGATTGGAGGTCAAGACCTGGAGGGCTGTCAGCTGTACCCTGAAGTTGCTTACACTAAATTAATTGACTTTGTTACTAAAGTCaagtga